AATGACAATAGAATTCGATCTACACCAGTACCAGCTTCTGCAAACATTAGATTACTTGCTAATAATGTTGACGTTGTAGGAATTGATGAAGCTCAATTTTTTGACAATGAAATTGTTGCTGTTTGTAACGATTTAGCAAATAGAGGAATTCGAGTTATTGTAGCAGGATTAGATATGGATTTTAAAGGAAATCCTTTCGGTCCAATGCCTGCTTTAATGGCAACAGCAGAATATGTAACTAAAGTTCATGCGGTTTGTACAAGAACCGGTAACTTAGCACATTATAGTTTCAGAAAAGCTGAAAGTGATAATATTGTACTTTTAGGCGAAACTCAAGAATACGAACCACTTAGTAGAGCTGCTTACTACAAAGCCATACAAGAGCAAAACGCTCAACTTAAAGAAGAGGAAGAATGAACAACCATGTTACCGTATTAGAAATTGATGCAAACGCTGTTTTGCATAACCTTAGTTATTTTAAACAAAAACTACAGCCTACTACTAAAATTTTAGCTGTTGTTAAAGCTTTTGGTTATGGAAGTGAAGCTATAGAAATAGCTAAAATTGTAAAAGATCATGTAGATTATTTTGCAGTTGCCTACAGCCAAGAAGGTATCGCTTTAAGAGAAGCAGGAATTGATACTCCAATTCTAGTACTTCATCCGCAAATACCAAATATTGAAGCTATTGTTAAATATCGATTAGAGCCAAATTTATATAATTTCAAAATTTTTGAAGCTTTTTTAAATTATGCTAACAATGTTCCTTTAATGAATTATCCAATTCATATCAAATTTAATACGGGTTTAAATAGATTAGGTTTTTGGCATTCTGATGTTCCTAACATTATTTCTACACTAAAGAAATCTAACAATGTTATTGTACAATCTATTTTCTCTCATTTAGCAGCTAGTGAAGATCCTAATGAGCAAGAATTCACAATTAATCAGATTAATAACTTCGCCTATATTGTAAAACAAATTTATCAACATTTAGGTTACGAACCTATGTTGCATATTTTGAACACATCAGGAGTTATTAATTATCCGAAAGCTCAATTCGATATGGTACGTATTGGAATTGGATTATACGGTTTTGGAAATGATCCTAAAGAAACAGCAAACCTAAAAAATACACATAGTTTAAAAACTATTATCTCTCAAATCCATATAGTTCAGCCAGGAGAAACAGTTGGATACAACAGAGCTTTTGTTGCTAGCAGACCAACTCGAAGTGCAACTATTCCTGTAGGACATGCTGACGGTATTTCTAGAAAACTAGGAAATAAAGATGGATTCGTAATTATTAATAATCAACCTGCTCCAATCATTGGAAATGTATGTATGGATATGCTTATGGTTGATGTTACAACCATAGACTGTAAAGAAGGTGATGAAGTAATTGTTTTTAATCATCAGCAACACATTGAATATATGGCTCATAAGTGTGAAACTATTCCTTATGAAATCTTAACAGCTCTTTCTCAGCGTA
This genomic stretch from Tenacibaculum jejuense harbors:
- the alr gene encoding alanine racemase, which gives rise to MNNHVTVLEIDANAVLHNLSYFKQKLQPTTKILAVVKAFGYGSEAIEIAKIVKDHVDYFAVAYSQEGIALREAGIDTPILVLHPQIPNIEAIVKYRLEPNLYNFKIFEAFLNYANNVPLMNYPIHIKFNTGLNRLGFWHSDVPNIISTLKKSNNVIVQSIFSHLAASEDPNEQEFTINQINNFAYIVKQIYQHLGYEPMLHILNTSGVINYPKAQFDMVRIGIGLYGFGNDPKETANLKNTHSLKTIISQIHIVQPGETVGYNRAFVASRPTRSATIPVGHADGISRKLGNKDGFVIINNQPAPIIGNVCMDMLMVDVTTIDCKEGDEVIVFNHQQHIEYMAHKCETIPYEILTALSQRIKRFVKR
- a CDS encoding thymidine kinase; its protein translation is MFLENTVNHTEQFGWIEVICGSMFSGKTEELIRRLKRAKFAKQRVEIFKPAIDVRYDEEEVVSHNDNRIRSTPVPASANIRLLANNVDVVGIDEAQFFDNEIVAVCNDLANRGIRVIVAGLDMDFKGNPFGPMPALMATAEYVTKVHAVCTRTGNLAHYSFRKAESDNIVLLGETQEYEPLSRAAYYKAIQEQNAQLKEEEE